The nucleotide window AATTCCGACACTGAACTGGCGGTAAATGTGACCTGTGGCGTGTCATCACGTTTAGTATGAGTCATGACGTAACTGTGCATCTGTGGATTCCAGGGATTGAAGGGGGCGTTAGGGGCAAATTGGGCAACGTAGTCGTAGGTGACCCGGCCCATGATGGCACTAGTCATCCGCGACAACGTTTGGGCACCCACGTCTGCGGGAATACCGTTTAGCCCAGTTAGCCAGTCAATATTGTTATTAGTGGTTGCGAGGTAGCCATCCAGTGACGTGGCTCCATAGAATTGAATTTTAC belongs to Levilactobacillus yonginensis and includes:
- a CDS encoding dihydrofolate reductase family protein; this translates as MGKIQFYGATSLDGYLATTNNNIDWLTGLNGIPADVGAQTLSRMTSAIMGRVTYDYVAQFAPNAPFNPWNPQMHSYVMTHTKRDDTPQVTFTASSVSELASHLRLNPGNVWIVGGQQILTPLLEANLIDELYLQVAPIVLGQGKRLFGDLTTTHNFELTAVHQYGPLAEMVFRQGN